TAGCGTACTTGTAAATAAAAATATAATAAATGCATAAAAGAAATTATAATTCTTCTTGGACTTTGAAACACTATTAAGTATAAATTTCTTACTGAAAGGACATTCTTGATTGATATCCCAACTAATATTAAATCTAGGATCAAACCTTAAAAGATCAAGACATCTTGTCAAGTCAGATAATTCAGAGTCATCTAAAATAATTTCTAAAGGCTTAACACCCGTCCTTGTACTATTTAGTAATAATTTATGATTAATACCAAAAGGTGACATTGTCACAATTTTTTTATTAGATATAAATGTGTTTCGGATACCAGAAACATATGATCTTGAATATTGAAATATTACTTGCATTAAATTATCAAGGTGTTCCTTCTCTCCCTCCAATAGGGGTGACCCAATTATTTTTAATGACCAAGAAAATAAAATACCAATAGTATCTTCTGAGTCTCCATTTGAAACATCTGGCATCCCTGCAAGTTCAAGGGAAGAGGAGTTTTGATCAAATCTATAAGTTAAATTAATCATATATAAATACTATTGCTGGTGATATAAAGATGCCTTTAAACGATTAGCTCCGGCTTTTCCACAGGATAGAGAGAGTATGACTAATAATTCTCTAAAAAGCTCATGACTATCTTCAATTAATAAAGAAGAAATATAACTACGTTTAATATTCATCCTCTCACGAATAAGTGACTTAAGACGTGTAGTAAATAAATACCAGCGTTCTTGATTAAGTGTCTTTGATTCTTTTGACGAAAGTAATTGCCGAATAAGTGGATAGAGATTTTCTGCCATGCAAGAAATAAGATCAACGAGTGAATCGATCTGCTTAGAAGTTAGAGTTTCAAACGTATGAGTATTCCTCAGAGGATTTGTACATCTCATTTTCCAAAATTGGACTCTACTAGAGAAATCATCTGATAAACCAATATCTTTAGCCTTCAATAATAAGGAATCGGTTGCGTTGATTTGAAGAGTTTCAATAACTAATATCAAAAAGTCAAGTTTCCTAGGGGTATCAGAAGCGATTTGGCAATTAGCAAAAGATTTGTCGGAAGTTGAGAGTTGATATTTTGAGCTCATATTGACATTTTCATTCTGCGTAGCAACTAAGTTGGATTCTTTCATATTTTAAATAATGACAGGGTATGGAAGATTAGCTAGTTTTATTGTTGGTTTTATAAAACCGCACACCAATATTTGTAAAGAATGGAACACTTAAAAAAATATATAAATGAAATAAAAGACTTTCCAAAAGAAGGAATAGTCTTCAAAGACATCAACCCAATATATAAAGAGCCTATGATATGGAATGAATTAATGATTCCGCTACAAAAGCTAATATCCAATATAAAACCAGATTACATAGCTGGGATAGAATCCAGGGGATTTATTTCTGCTTCTGCTCTGGCATTTAAACTAGATGTTGGTTTTATACCTATTAGAAAGCCTAATAAATTACCAGGAAATGTTGTTGGTGTTAATTATAAGCTTGAATATGGTGAAGACAGATTAGAGATACAGCAGAATTCAATTGAAAAAAATAGTAAAATAATAATAATAGATGACTTGCTTGCAACAGGAGGAACGGCTTCTGCTGCAGGCGATTTGATCAGAGAGGCAGGCGGAAATTTAATTGGATATGCTTTCTTAGTAGAGCTTACTGAACTTCAGGGGAGAAAAAGATTAGATACTAATTTGCTTGTAGAAAGTCTGATAAAGTATTAATTATCTTTTAGCCACAAAAGTATTGTATTTAGTTGAGAAAGAGTTATTAAACCATAACTCCACATGACAATAGGTAATGGAGAATTTTCATAGGTACATCTTTTAACTCCTAATTCTAACGCTCGCTCACTTATTTTAAGTTTGTGAATAATAAAGTTGCATAATTCATCGGAAGCTGGATTAATTGAATTTTTTGTAATAGTCATTATTAAATATAATACAAGCTAAATTCCATTAGTCATTAAATTTAGAATAAATTTTCTAATAATGGATGATTTTTTTAGAACAAAGAAAATAAATTTTCTAGGTAATAAAAAAATATTATAATTACTTCTAGAATATCTTACTAAAGAGTCAGTTAATATAGATATTAATAAAACATCAAGTAATCTAGAAAATGAATATATAAGAGGAATAATAGAATGATTATTTTTAAGAATTGGTATTGACATTAATTTTGTAAGACTATCAACATCTCTCCAACATAGATTTAACCCTTGCCCACCGACAGGATGCAATTTGTGTGCCGTTTCGCCTAAATAAATATATTTTCCAGAAAAAAATGAATAATTGAATACAAAATTTATGGGGAAAGAAACAGGAGAATCGATTATAGTATCGGGTTCAATACCATTTGGAAGAATTGTAGATAAATAATCTAAAAACAATGACTTTGGCAAGCTAATATTATAATTACCTTTTAAAATAGATTGACTACAAATAATTTGAAACAAATCTCCACCTAGAGGTAATACAGCAAATGGGCCCTCTGAGTTTAAAATTTCAAAAGCTTCGTTTGATTTAATACCTCTTAATAATACCTTAGCGGTTATACACATTTGGTCATATTTAAAATTGAATGAGGGAGTTTTAAGTTTCTTCTTTGTATTTGAATTGGATCCATCCGCAGCAATGATAATGTCATAATTATTTGTATTGGGTATAACAGAAGTAGGAATTTTATTGATATTTTCATTATCTGAAATGAATTCCAAAATGGAAATCATTATATTTTTATGCTCAGCTATCCAACCTACTGCCGAATATTTTTGATCTAATAAATGTAAATCATTAACTATAAATTGAAACTTTTTATTTAATTCATAATCTATTACATTTAAATATTGAAATGGAACCAAATTAGATACTAAAGTAGACCATATACCAAGTTTTTCTAATATCTTCCTAGACGAATGAGTGATAGCATATGTTCGATCTCTATTGATTAGATCTTCGTCAGATAATCTTTCATATAGATCAACTCTAAAACCAGCTTTTGCTAATGATATTGCTGCTAATGATCCAGTTAATCCAGAGCCAATAATTGCTATATTCATAGTAGCTATTATATCATTTTAAAAAAAATTATTTAGTTCAAAATTCTCATATTAACAAATTCTTCAAATGCAGGGCGAAGAAGAAATGGATAAGATCCAACCCATAAATTTATTTCTGGACACCAAGCATCACTTATAGCCTGAATCCTATCAAAATCTCTCCTATTACTAAAAACAACACAGTTAATCCTCATTCCTTTTGTTAGAACATTGAACTTATTTTGTAATGGAAAAGATATATTCCCTATAAATCCGTCTTCGTCTTCTATATCCAAAACGACCCAAGTTCTTTTTTTCTCTAACACCTCTAATCTTCCATCTTTATTTGCTTGTTCCTGTTGATTTTCTACTCTATCTTCTATATAAACATCAGATATATATCCATCAACTAAGGCTGAGAAAGAGAAACTTTTAAATTTAGAATTTTTTCTACTAGCTTCAAGAATTGGTCCCCATAAGATATATAAAAGGAAAACTACACCTAATACCAACCATAAAGAGTAAAACTGACTTGTTACTTGACTTTGGCTGATGAGCAATGTAATGACCCCTCCAATGGTTGAAATCAATACCCGTTGAAAAACCTTCTGAGGATTACCCAACGCTGAATTAAATTGCTTCCCAGTCGCTACTGAAGGAATCAATTTATTTATATCATTTGGCTTGATTGGTAATAACATTTGTATTAATTACTATAGGATTTTCTCAAGTCCATAAACCAATTGATTGAGGGATCTAATTTTTTTTACCACTAATAAAACTCCAGGCATATAAGCTGAACGATCAATAGTGTTATGGGTTAACTCATAGGTCTCGCCATTTGAACCAAACATGACTTGTTGTTGAGCAACAAGTCCGGGCAATCTTACCGAATGAAGCTTTAAACCACTAGGACGAGATCCACCACGAGAACCTTCTATAGATTCTTCTTCATGGACTAGAGATTTATTAAAGGCTGCGCGCTGTTCCTCTATTATTTCAGCTGTTTTTATACACGTTCCACTTGGGGCATCAGCTTTTTTGTTGTGATGCATTTCAGTTAATTCAGCGAACTCATAAAAACGAGCTGCCGCAGCAGCGGCTTGTTGCAGTAAAACCATACCTACTGAAAAGTTTGGAATAATTGCTGAACCAAGAGAAGCCTTTTCAGCAAATTTGGAAAGATCTTCTAATTGATCTGAAGTTATTCCTGTAGTACCAATTACAGGATGAACTCCGTATGCGATTGATGTACGTGTATGTTTGTAAGCAACATTTGGATGAGTAAAATCAACTAAAACAGCACCATTATTTGTTCCATTTTGGTTGAAATTTTGACTTGCAGCGCATATAGTTCCTTCGAAATCGCTTGAAAGATATACCTCTAGTGGCCCTAAACCTAATAATAAACCTATGTCTTGACCTTCTTTTTCCTTCTCAGTATCAATTGCTCCAACAAGTTGATAATCATTAGATGAATTAATTGCTTTAATAACCTCAGATCCCATTCTCCCTAATGCGCCTGCGACTAAAACAGGTATTGATTGATTAGAAGAACTCATTGGTTTTTTTTTTTACAATCATATTTGATATTCCTTGTAACAGGCATTAACTAAATAACACACTAAAGGGCCACTGAACACTAGGCTTGGTCGAATTCCGATAGAAGAAAAGATGTTTACACAGGTTCGCTCAGCCAATCGCAGAGTTTCACCTGTCGAGAATCACAAGCATAAAGCAGTGATGAAGGCTGTTTATGTGGTTCTAGAGCCTCAATATCAAAATGCTCTTACTCAGGCGGCAAACTCACTAAATTCTCAAAATGGTCCTATCGGAATTGAGTTAAATGGATATTTAATCGAAGAACTTAGAGATACAGCAAACTATGAAAGCTTTAAAAAAGATGTAGAAAATGCTGATTTATTCGTTGCTTCATTGATTTTTATCGAAGATTTGGCGCAAAAAGTCGTTGAAGCAGTAGAACCTCATAAGGAAAATCTTAAAGCGGCAGTGGTATTTCCATCTATGCCAGAGGTGATGAGATTGAACAAATTGGGAACTTTCTCTATGGCCCAGTTAGGACAAAGTAAAAGCATAATTGGCGATTTCATGAAGAAAAGGAAAGAAGCAGGCGGTGCTGGTTTTCAAGATTCAATGTTGAAGCTTTTAAATACTCTTCCCTCAATCCTTAAATATCTTCCGGTAGATAAAGCTCAAGATGCTCGTAGTTTTATGCTTAGTTTTCAATATTGGTTGGGAGGAACTCCAGATAATCTGAGAAACTTCCTACTAATGCTTGGAGACAAATATGTTTTTCCTGAACTAACAATAGAAGAAGAGAAAATTGAAGTTGCAGAGCCAGAAGTTTTTCCAGATTTAGGGATTTGGCATCCTTTAGCGCCAAATATGTTTGAAGATAAAAAAGAATATCTTAATTGGACAGCATCTAGGGATGATCTATCAAATAAAGCAAAAGACGGTCCTGTAATTGGTTTGGTTCTTCAGAGAAGTCATATTGTTACTGGAGATGATGCACACTATGTCGCAGTAATCCAAGAACTGGAATACAGGGGAGCAACGGTAATTCCTATATTTTGTGGTGGATTAGATTTTTCTAAGCCTGTAAATGAATTTTATTACGATCCAATAAACCTTGACAAACCAATAGTAGATGGCGTTGTTTCTCTCACGGGTTTTGCACTTGTTGGAGGTCCTGCAAGGCAAGATCACCCAAAAGCGGTTGAGGCCTTAAAGAAACTCAATAGACCTTACATGGTTGCTCTGCCTCTGGTTTTCCAAACAACCCAAGAATGGGAAGGAAGTGATCTAGGTCTTCATCCCGTACAAGTTGCACTTCAGATTGCTATTCCTGAATTAGATGGTGCTATTGAACCAATAGTTTTATCTGGTCGAGATGATGCCACTGGCAAAGCTCATACACTCCAAGACAGAGTTGATGCTATAGCTGAAAGAGCAATTAGATGGTCATCACTAAGAATTAAAAAACGTGATCAGAAGAAATTAGCAATTACTGTTTTTAGCTTTCCACCCGATAAAGGAAATGTTGGAACAGCTGCCTACTTAGATGTCTTTGGCTCTATTTATCGTGTTCTAGAAGAAATGAAGCAAAAAGGTTATGACATAAAAGATTTACCTAAGAATCCAAAAGAACTTATGGAGACATTAATAAATGATCCAGAAGCCTTACAAGGTTCTCCAGAACTATCAATAGCTCATCGAATGAGTGTAAAAGAATATGAAAAATTAACTCCATATTCTGAGAGGCTCGAAGAGAACTGGGGAAAGCCACCAGGAAATTTAAATAGTGACGGACAAAATCTTCTTATATATGGTAAAGAATTTGGGAATGTATTTGTTGGAGTACAACCAACGTTTGGATACGAGGGCGATCCCATGAGATTGCTTTATTCCAGAAGTGCTAGTCCTCATCATGGCTTTGCAGCTTATTACACTTATCTAGAAAAGGTTTGGAAGGCAGACGCAGTTCTACATTTTGGAACCCATGGATCACTTGAATTCATGCCTGGCAAACAAATGGGTATGAGTGAGACCTGTTATCCCGATTCATTAATTGGAGGTCTGCCTAATCTTTATTATTACGCAGCAAATAATCCTTCTGAAGCAACAATAGCAAAAAGAAGAGGGTATGCATCAACAATAAGTTACCTAACTCCCCCAGCTGAAAATGCTGGACTATATAAAGGTCTAAAAGAACTTGGAGAGTTAGTTGGTTCCTATCAACAACTACGAGAAAGTGGAAGAGGTATTCAAATTGTTAATGCAATAGTTGAAACTTCAAAAAAATGTAATCTTGATGAAGATGTAAAACTACCTGAGAAAGATGCCTCCGAATTAGATATAGATGAAAGGGATTTAGTAGTTGGAAATGTTTATAAACAATTAATGGAAATAGAAAGTCGACTATTACCTTGTGGCTTACACACTATTGGAAAGCCAGCAACTGCTGAAGAAGCTATTGCAACTTTAGTAAGTATCGCATCCATAGAAAGAGAAGATGATGGAATTAGATCGTTACCAGGTTTATTAGCTGAATCAAAAGGTAAAACAATTGATGATGTCTATGAAGGTAATAACAAGGGAGTATTAGAAGATGTTGAACTTAATAAATTAATTACAGAAACATCCAGAGAAGCAGTCGGTTCAATGGTTAAGTCTCTAACTGGAAGAGATGGGAGAGTAAATATGAAGAAGAATATTTGGACTCTAATTGTTGAGTTCTTGAGAGGAATTGGTTTCTCTA
This is a stretch of genomic DNA from Prochlorococcus marinus str. MIT 0912. It encodes these proteins:
- a CDS encoding magnesium chelatase subunit H; protein product: MFTQVRSANRRVSPVENHKHKAVMKAVYVVLEPQYQNALTQAANSLNSQNGPIGIELNGYLIEELRDTANYESFKKDVENADLFVASLIFIEDLAQKVVEAVEPHKENLKAAVVFPSMPEVMRLNKLGTFSMAQLGQSKSIIGDFMKKRKEAGGAGFQDSMLKLLNTLPSILKYLPVDKAQDARSFMLSFQYWLGGTPDNLRNFLLMLGDKYVFPELTIEEEKIEVAEPEVFPDLGIWHPLAPNMFEDKKEYLNWTASRDDLSNKAKDGPVIGLVLQRSHIVTGDDAHYVAVIQELEYRGATVIPIFCGGLDFSKPVNEFYYDPINLDKPIVDGVVSLTGFALVGGPARQDHPKAVEALKKLNRPYMVALPLVFQTTQEWEGSDLGLHPVQVALQIAIPELDGAIEPIVLSGRDDATGKAHTLQDRVDAIAERAIRWSSLRIKKRDQKKLAITVFSFPPDKGNVGTAAYLDVFGSIYRVLEEMKQKGYDIKDLPKNPKELMETLINDPEALQGSPELSIAHRMSVKEYEKLTPYSERLEENWGKPPGNLNSDGQNLLIYGKEFGNVFVGVQPTFGYEGDPMRLLYSRSASPHHGFAAYYTYLEKVWKADAVLHFGTHGSLEFMPGKQMGMSETCYPDSLIGGLPNLYYYAANNPSEATIAKRRGYASTISYLTPPAENAGLYKGLKELGELVGSYQQLRESGRGIQIVNAIVETSKKCNLDEDVKLPEKDASELDIDERDLVVGNVYKQLMEIESRLLPCGLHTIGKPATAEEAIATLVSIASIEREDDGIRSLPGLLAESKGKTIDDVYEGNNKGVLEDVELNKLITETSREAVGSMVKSLTGRDGRVNMKKNIWTLIVEFLRGIGFSIPSPWQASAKKAGFENVNASSLDKLFDYLRFCLEQICADKEMESLLKALDGDYVIPGPGGDPIRNPGVLPSGKNIHALDPQSIPTVAAVASAKGVVDKLIERQKEEQGTWPETIACVLWGTDNIKTYGESLAQILWFVGVKPKPDSVGRVNKLELLSLEELGRPRIDVVVNCSGVFRDLFINQMALIDQAVKMAAEADEPLDQNFVRKHALEQAEKEGKSIRESASRVFSNASGSYSSNVNLAVENSTWEEENELQEMYLSRKTYAFNADNPGEMNQNRDVFESVMKTADVTFQNLDSSEISLTDVSHYFDSDPTNLIKNLRDDGKAPSSYIADTTTANAQVRSLSETIRLDSRTKLLNPKWYEGMLKSGYEGVREVSNRLNYTLGWSATSGQVDNFVYEESNETFINDPEMRKRLMELNPHSFRRIVGTLLEVNGRGYWETSEENIEQLKELYQEVEDRIEGVNTED
- a CDS encoding adenine phosphoribosyltransferase — its product is MEHLKKYINEIKDFPKEGIVFKDINPIYKEPMIWNELMIPLQKLISNIKPDYIAGIESRGFISASALAFKLDVGFIPIRKPNKLPGNVVGVNYKLEYGEDRLEIQQNSIEKNSKIIIIDDLLATGGTASAAGDLIREAGGNLIGYAFLVELTELQGRKRLDTNLLVESLIKY
- a CDS encoding FAD-dependent monooxygenase, whose protein sequence is MNIAIIGSGLTGSLAAISLAKAGFRVDLYERLSDEDLINRDRTYAITHSSRKILEKLGIWSTLVSNLVPFQYLNVIDYELNKKFQFIVNDLHLLDQKYSAVGWIAEHKNIMISILEFISDNENINKIPTSVIPNTNNYDIIIAADGSNSNTKKKLKTPSFNFKYDQMCITAKVLLRGIKSNEAFEILNSEGPFAVLPLGGDLFQIICSQSILKGNYNISLPKSLFLDYLSTILPNGIEPDTIIDSPVSFPINFVFNYSFFSGKYIYLGETAHKLHPVGGQGLNLCWRDVDSLTKLMSIPILKNNHSIIPLIYSFSRLLDVLLISILTDSLVRYSRSNYNIFLLPRKFIFFVLKKSSIIRKFILNLMTNGI
- a CDS encoding DUF3038 domain-containing protein, with translation MKESNLVATQNENVNMSSKYQLSTSDKSFANCQIASDTPRKLDFLILVIETLQINATDSLLLKAKDIGLSDDFSSRVQFWKMRCTNPLRNTHTFETLTSKQIDSLVDLISCMAENLYPLIRQLLSSKESKTLNQERWYLFTTRLKSLIRERMNIKRSYISSLLIEDSHELFRELLVILSLSCGKAGANRLKASLYHQQ
- the dapB gene encoding 4-hydroxy-tetrahydrodipicolinate reductase, which produces MSSSNQSIPVLVAGALGRMGSEVIKAINSSNDYQLVGAIDTEKEKEGQDIGLLLGLGPLEVYLSSDFEGTICAASQNFNQNGTNNGAVLVDFTHPNVAYKHTRTSIAYGVHPVIGTTGITSDQLEDLSKFAEKASLGSAIIPNFSVGMVLLQQAAAAAARFYEFAELTEMHHNKKADAPSGTCIKTAEIIEEQRAAFNKSLVHEEESIEGSRGGSRPSGLKLHSVRLPGLVAQQQVMFGSNGETYELTHNTIDRSAYMPGVLLVVKKIRSLNQLVYGLEKIL
- a CDS encoding DUF2949 domain-containing protein: MTITKNSINPASDELCNFIIHKLKISERALELGVKRCTYENSPLPIVMWSYGLITLSQLNTILLWLKDN
- a CDS encoding DUF4335 domain-containing protein; this encodes MINLTYRFDQNSSSLELAGMPDVSNGDSEDTIGILFSWSLKIIGSPLLEGEKEHLDNLMQVIFQYSRSYVSGIRNTFISNKKIVTMSPFGINHKLLLNSTRTGVKPLEIILDDSELSDLTRCLDLLRFDPRFNISWDINQECPFSKKFILNSVSKSKKNYNFFYAFIIFLFTSTLLLFIPTNNKIDFREPTNSIQNSLDQKEF